A window of the Schlesneria paludicola DSM 18645 genome harbors these coding sequences:
- a CDS encoding DUF1553 domain-containing protein, giving the protein MSDRCQKCIASVWRSGVCLFVLLTAVPGWGAEPIHFNRDIRPILSDKCFSCHGLDKNARKADLRLDLRESAVEKQAIVPGSPDTSEMVHRILSSDDDELMPPPKSNKPLTLAEKNLLKQWIAEGAEYHPHWAFIAVPTTVPVPHPADAANWIRSPIDAYILDRLQRERVEPAAEATREKWLRRVSFDLIGLPPSTAALDAFLVDTSANAYERAIDQLLESNAYGERMANEWLDVARYADTFGYQADRNTHVWPWRDWVIRAFNENLHYDQFMIWQTAGDLLPNPTHDQLLATTFNRLHRQTNEGGSIEEEFRQAYIADRVVTNGTAFLGLTFECARCHDHKYDPISQANFYEFAAFFANIDEHGLYSHFTETAPTPALPLFEGNEQLRHDQVLEKLRAQRTTLQQIRTDAQTRFLQHPLSKACVSNGAELTALLASHSSRPLEPKLRVTFDDAKVSGENRLVPGVAGQAIEFGGDEAFKCVGAGQFGRTDPFTISCWLKSAEQKPRIVVAHQCVAAEDAAYRGYSLILDSGRLKFSLVHFWPGNAIQVETLDTIPIHQWTQVVVTYDGSSSAAGLRLFIDGQPADVKTTHDNLTRDITYRKEWGDSNSEGVELSLGARFRDVGFRLGQVDELQVFDRELTTLEVAKLNHDVQSPEVGLRHASLEFDQASLFEHYLRHLDGPYMAAMGELRMLERDENDLISKVRQIMVMHELPEPRPMHVLKRGAYDAPGEAVTADTPSTILPFAKELPRNRLGLARWMTDPKHPLTSRVAVNRFWGLFFGRGLVPSVEDFGGQGQLPSHPELLDWLARDFMNHDWDVKRLCKQIALSATYRQSSIPRDTKLDIDDPDNILLGRGSRYRLPAEQIRDNALAVSGLLVKKLGGPSVMPYQPAGLWEEAGTGKTYQQAKGEGLYRRSLYTFWRRTSPPPSMLTFDATGREVCTARRERTATPLQALVLLNDPQYVEAARVLAEKALKRHPGQVESQIRDVFRELTSRLPTPPELDVLIRLHAEQKRHFEMVPDDAKLFLSVGDSPRDEQLSLSDHAALSVIVETMLSFDECVTKR; this is encoded by the coding sequence GAAAGGCTGATTTGCGGCTTGACCTGCGCGAGAGTGCCGTTGAGAAGCAGGCGATTGTACCGGGTAGTCCCGACACGAGTGAGATGGTCCATCGCATCTTGTCGTCGGATGACGACGAATTGATGCCGCCGCCGAAATCGAACAAGCCGTTGACACTTGCGGAAAAAAATCTGCTGAAGCAATGGATTGCGGAAGGGGCAGAATATCATCCTCACTGGGCATTCATTGCGGTGCCGACGACAGTACCGGTTCCTCATCCGGCCGATGCTGCGAATTGGATTCGATCTCCGATTGATGCCTATATCCTCGACCGATTGCAGCGAGAACGGGTTGAGCCCGCAGCCGAAGCAACGCGCGAGAAATGGTTGCGACGAGTCAGCTTTGACTTGATCGGCCTACCGCCGTCGACGGCGGCGCTGGATGCGTTTCTGGTAGACACGTCAGCGAATGCATACGAACGCGCCATTGATCAGTTGCTTGAGTCCAATGCGTACGGCGAGCGGATGGCGAACGAATGGCTGGATGTTGCCCGCTATGCCGACACATTTGGATACCAGGCAGATCGCAATACCCATGTTTGGCCCTGGCGAGACTGGGTCATTCGCGCGTTCAATGAGAACCTTCATTACGATCAGTTCATGATCTGGCAGACGGCCGGTGACCTGCTTCCGAACCCGACTCATGACCAATTGCTGGCGACGACTTTCAACCGCCTGCATCGGCAGACGAACGAAGGGGGCAGCATTGAAGAAGAGTTCCGTCAGGCGTACATCGCTGACCGTGTCGTGACAAATGGTACTGCTTTTCTCGGACTGACCTTTGAGTGCGCCCGCTGTCACGACCACAAGTACGACCCGATTTCACAAGCAAACTTCTACGAGTTTGCAGCGTTTTTTGCGAACATTGATGAGCACGGATTGTATTCCCATTTCACGGAAACGGCCCCGACACCTGCGCTGCCGCTGTTCGAGGGGAATGAGCAGTTACGGCACGATCAAGTGCTCGAGAAACTACGTGCTCAACGCACCACGCTTCAGCAAATTCGAACTGACGCGCAGACACGATTCCTGCAACACCCATTGTCAAAAGCCTGTGTTTCGAATGGGGCAGAGTTGACGGCGCTGCTTGCGTCCCATTCTTCACGTCCGCTGGAACCTAAACTGCGAGTGACCTTCGACGATGCGAAAGTCTCGGGCGAGAACCGGCTTGTGCCGGGTGTCGCAGGTCAGGCAATTGAGTTTGGTGGTGACGAGGCGTTCAAGTGCGTCGGGGCGGGGCAATTTGGTCGGACTGATCCCTTCACGATCTCATGCTGGTTGAAATCCGCTGAGCAAAAACCTCGAATCGTCGTTGCGCATCAATGTGTTGCGGCAGAGGACGCAGCCTATCGAGGATATTCGTTGATTCTCGACAGCGGACGGCTGAAATTCTCGCTGGTTCATTTCTGGCCTGGGAATGCGATTCAGGTCGAGACCCTCGACACGATTCCGATCCACCAATGGACCCAGGTCGTGGTCACGTACGATGGCAGCAGTAGTGCCGCGGGATTACGCCTATTTATCGACGGACAACCGGCGGACGTCAAAACCACACACGACAATTTGACGCGCGACATCACATACCGGAAGGAATGGGGCGATTCAAATTCTGAGGGTGTGGAGTTGTCGTTGGGGGCCCGTTTCCGCGATGTGGGGTTTCGTCTGGGACAGGTCGACGAATTGCAGGTCTTTGATCGCGAACTGACAACCTTGGAAGTTGCGAAGCTCAATCATGACGTGCAATCGCCCGAAGTCGGCTTGCGACACGCGTCATTGGAATTCGATCAGGCGAGCCTGTTCGAACACTATTTGCGGCACCTTGATGGTCCCTACATGGCCGCAATGGGTGAGCTGCGAATGCTCGAACGCGACGAGAACGATTTGATCTCGAAAGTCCGGCAGATCATGGTGATGCACGAGTTACCGGAACCGCGGCCGATGCATGTGTTGAAGCGCGGAGCGTATGATGCGCCGGGCGAAGCCGTCACGGCGGACACCCCATCGACGATCTTGCCCTTTGCAAAAGAGTTGCCACGAAATCGGTTGGGGCTGGCACGCTGGATGACTGATCCGAAGCATCCTCTCACAAGTCGTGTGGCGGTCAATCGTTTCTGGGGGTTGTTCTTTGGGCGTGGTCTGGTCCCGTCGGTCGAGGATTTTGGGGGACAGGGACAACTCCCCTCGCATCCGGAACTGCTCGACTGGTTGGCTCGCGATTTCATGAATCACGACTGGGACGTCAAACGACTTTGTAAACAGATTGCGCTATCGGCCACGTATCGACAATCAAGTATTCCTCGAGATACGAAACTTGACATCGACGATCCCGACAACATTCTGCTGGGGCGTGGATCACGCTATCGACTGCCGGCCGAGCAGATTCGGGATAATGCGCTGGCGGTCAGTGGCTTGCTGGTGAAAAAACTGGGAGGCCCCAGTGTGATGCCCTATCAACCGGCGGGATTGTGGGAAGAGGCCGGAACTGGCAAGACTTATCAACAGGCGAAAGGCGAAGGGCTTTATCGACGGAGTCTTTACACGTTCTGGCGGCGGACATCGCCACCGCCCAGCATGCTGACTTTTGACGCGACGGGCCGCGAAGTGTGTACGGCGCGACGTGAGCGGACAGCCACGCCGCTACAGGCTCTGGTACTGCTGAATGATCCGCAGTATGTCGAGGCGGCAAGAGTTCTTGCCGAGAAGGCATTGAAACGCCATCCCGGGCAGGTGGAATCACAGATTCGAGATGTATTTCGCGAATTGACCAGCCGGCTGCCAACTCCGCCAGAGCTCGACGTATTGATTCGGCTTCACGCCGAGCAGAAGCGTCACTTTGAAATGGTGCCGGACGATGCCAAGCTATTCCTTTCGGTCGGCGATTCTCCGCGGGATGA